One segment of Allorhodopirellula heiligendammensis DNA contains the following:
- a CDS encoding leucine-rich repeat domain-containing protein produces MKRHALTTLLLLVAPTLIPTVGCRHETASTAPQQDKASEKSVSSSQPAAVAPTPDSPEAVSAIEEAGFSVSKNKAGFVVEISGGNDNVDDVLAQLGGVPNVESLALIGPTVDDDGMENLAKLTKLQRLDLTGAAISDKSLETVGKLKNLVALQLRRTAVTDDGLANLTELKKLRALDLRNTNIGDGGMAPLTKLDALEDLQLEKSQVTDKGLVQLAPLKLKAINFNYCTTISNDTMAVLGKMPTLASLQGDYSKVDDKGLEMIKGLKNLKRLRLRGCDVTGAGLEHIKSNKNLSRVELRDSSLDRQGLEILSAMPSITFLDMSECRLAQPEDIALLGKLKGLTYLGLWETATNDETLAAFGDLTKLTELNLKSASVGDESLPALKKMTSLERLNVAGTLFTDEAFLELGNLPSLKYLNVANTSIGFDTIDELAESHEGLEVVEFEN; encoded by the coding sequence ATGAAACGGCACGCCCTCACCACCCTACTGCTTCTGGTCGCCCCCACACTCATCCCCACGGTGGGCTGTCGCCACGAGACTGCGTCGACGGCGCCGCAACAGGATAAAGCGAGCGAAAAGTCAGTTTCATCCAGTCAGCCTGCTGCTGTAGCGCCAACACCGGATTCGCCTGAGGCCGTCAGCGCGATCGAGGAGGCGGGGTTCTCCGTTAGCAAGAACAAGGCAGGGTTCGTCGTCGAGATCAGCGGTGGAAACGATAACGTTGACGACGTGCTGGCGCAACTCGGTGGCGTGCCCAACGTCGAGAGCCTCGCTCTGATCGGCCCGACCGTGGACGATGACGGCATGGAGAATCTGGCCAAGCTCACCAAGCTCCAGCGGCTCGACCTGACCGGTGCTGCGATCAGCGACAAATCGCTCGAAACGGTTGGCAAGTTGAAGAATCTGGTAGCTCTGCAGCTCCGTCGCACGGCGGTGACCGACGATGGACTCGCTAATTTGACGGAGCTGAAAAAACTCCGAGCCCTCGATCTGCGAAATACCAACATCGGTGATGGCGGCATGGCACCGCTGACCAAACTCGATGCCCTCGAAGACCTGCAATTGGAAAAATCCCAGGTCACTGACAAAGGACTGGTTCAACTCGCTCCACTGAAGTTGAAGGCGATCAATTTTAATTACTGCACTACGATCAGTAATGACACAATGGCCGTGCTCGGCAAAATGCCCACGCTGGCATCGCTGCAAGGTGACTACTCCAAGGTGGATGACAAAGGCTTGGAAATGATCAAGGGGCTGAAAAACCTCAAGCGACTGCGGCTGCGAGGTTGTGACGTTACTGGCGCCGGACTGGAGCACATCAAATCCAACAAGAATCTGTCGCGAGTGGAGCTGCGAGATTCATCCTTAGATCGCCAGGGTCTGGAGATTCTCTCTGCGATGCCGTCGATCACATTTCTGGACATGAGCGAGTGCCGTCTGGCGCAGCCGGAGGACATTGCGTTGCTCGGTAAGCTCAAGGGGCTGACCTACCTCGGTTTGTGGGAAACGGCGACGAATGATGAGACGCTCGCCGCCTTTGGTGATCTGACCAAGCTCACCGAACTCAATCTCAAATCGGCGTCGGTGGGCGACGAATCGCTGCCCGCATTGAAGAAGATGACCAGTCTCGAACGGCTCAATGTTGCCGGCACCCTGTTCACCGACGAAGCATTTTTGGAGCTGGGTAATCTGCCGAGCTTGAAATATCTGAACGTTGCCAACACCAGCATCGGCTTCGACACGATTGACGAATTGGCTGAGTCGCACGAGGGACTCGAAGTCGTCGAGTTTGAAAACTGA
- a CDS encoding DinB family protein, with protein MNTKSRRPNDEDLSLPAHRALVDRVDGECVLKVLADQLDWMCNLEGSLSAELVDCVHAPYTWTVRQVVEHCVDAERIFGERMLRIAAGDPTDLPAWDENAYADAQFGLGDLGDLISELGNLRQANLLLLGRIVPAAWDRVGCVDSHPITPRGIAWLTAGHLQHHFEIIERRCEISPQRSPV; from the coding sequence ATGAATACAAAATCTCGCCGGCCAAACGATGAGGATCTGTCACTGCCCGCGCACCGGGCGCTGGTAGATCGAGTGGACGGCGAATGCGTTTTGAAAGTACTCGCCGATCAACTCGATTGGATGTGCAATCTCGAGGGTTCGTTATCCGCGGAGCTGGTCGACTGTGTCCATGCACCCTACACGTGGACGGTGCGTCAGGTCGTCGAGCACTGTGTTGACGCCGAGCGGATTTTTGGTGAACGGATGCTGCGGATTGCTGCAGGAGACCCGACAGATCTACCCGCCTGGGATGAGAATGCATACGCCGACGCCCAATTTGGATTGGGTGACCTCGGTGACTTGATCAGCGAACTGGGGAACCTCCGACAGGCCAATCTGTTGCTGCTCGGCCGCATCGTCCCGGCCGCATGGGACCGGGTTGGCTGCGTCGATTCGCACCCCATCACGCCTCGCGGGATCGCGTGGTTGACCGCCGGACACCTGCAACACCACTTCGAAATCATCGAGCGACGGTGTGAAATTTCTCCGCAGCGTTCACCCGTTTGA
- a CDS encoding ion transporter: MTAATLRRRVVQRPEVAGVRQQMYDIIFEADTPAGRAFDIGLLIAIIASVVLVSIETLPQYSGIQTAVSHGELINTGEAAPEAMPLWLPVGEWLLTILFTVEYAARLSCVRHPMRYAKSFWGIVDLLSILPSYMVFFVGNSAKSFAILRSIRLLRVFRVLKLWRMMSQADELADAVWRSRDKIIVFLSVVLVAVTISGALMYHIETVMVDDPQDSDFTSIPQSMYWAIVTMTTVGYGDVVAHTTIGKIISAALILLGYSLIIVPTGFVSAELSQQMSGNKIVLLPCPQCGGLRHRSDADYCYRCGAHLEHPPDPVQD; this comes from the coding sequence ATGACCGCCGCAACGCTCCGTCGCCGTGTCGTTCAACGCCCTGAAGTGGCGGGGGTGCGGCAACAGATGTACGACATCATCTTTGAAGCCGACACGCCCGCGGGCAGAGCCTTCGACATCGGGCTCCTGATCGCGATCATAGCGAGTGTGGTGTTGGTTTCCATCGAAACTCTGCCGCAATACTCAGGAATTCAGACCGCCGTCTCGCATGGCGAACTGATCAACACCGGCGAAGCCGCGCCAGAGGCGATGCCGCTGTGGCTGCCGGTCGGTGAATGGCTGCTAACGATCTTGTTCACCGTGGAATACGCTGCGCGGTTGTCGTGCGTACGTCACCCCATGCGATATGCCAAGAGTTTTTGGGGGATTGTCGATCTACTCAGTATCCTGCCCAGCTACATGGTGTTCTTCGTTGGGAATTCCGCGAAGTCGTTTGCGATTCTCCGGAGTATCCGGCTGCTGCGCGTGTTTCGAGTGTTAAAACTATGGCGGATGATGAGCCAGGCCGACGAGCTGGCCGACGCCGTGTGGCGAAGTCGCGACAAAATTATCGTATTTTTGTCTGTGGTATTGGTGGCTGTGACGATTAGCGGTGCGTTGATGTATCACATCGAGACCGTGATGGTGGACGATCCACAGGACAGTGATTTCACATCCATCCCGCAGTCCATGTATTGGGCAATCGTGACGATGACGACGGTCGGGTACGGGGATGTGGTAGCGCACACCACGATTGGTAAGATTATTTCCGCTGCCTTGATTCTTCTGGGCTACAGTTTGATTATCGTGCCCACAGGTTTCGTCAGCGCCGAGTTGTCGCAGCAGATGTCCGGCAATAAAATCGTTTTGCTTCCGTGCCCCCAGTGTGGTGGCTTGCGTCATCGCAGCGATGCCGACTATTGCTATCGCTGCGGGGCTCATTTGGAGCATCCCCCTGACCCTGTCCAGGATTAA
- a CDS encoding zinc-ribbon domain-containing protein yields MPIAVKCGCGKQLNVRDELAGKAIKCPGCGNAVKVVAGGAPAKPRAAAAARPAAPSPRPAPTPARSELDDLFAEEGMDRDMGAICPACRKELPPGAVLCTKCGYNLQTGERFDGHKVAGVDIDKGTMALDKAERDMDEAKRLQQEMIGKSGMPAWMLALILFILASAMGIAVLAVNASRREEAVAFKPMQMFMNLGGSAFLLVALGAALSLITVAFRSDTKQGLLSLTILYLFVFPFKHGKGTWKILAVAVLSGGIAGAFFYGASRM; encoded by the coding sequence ATGCCAATTGCAGTGAAGTGCGGCTGTGGTAAACAGCTCAACGTTCGTGATGAACTCGCCGGCAAGGCGATCAAGTGTCCCGGGTGCGGGAATGCCGTGAAAGTCGTCGCTGGAGGCGCACCAGCGAAACCGCGAGCCGCAGCGGCCGCGCGTCCTGCTGCCCCGAGCCCCCGACCGGCACCCACTCCGGCCCGTTCAGAGTTGGATGATCTATTCGCCGAAGAGGGCATGGATCGCGACATGGGTGCGATTTGCCCGGCCTGCCGCAAAGAGTTACCCCCCGGTGCGGTGCTCTGCACGAAATGCGGTTACAACCTGCAGACGGGCGAGCGTTTTGACGGGCACAAGGTGGCTGGCGTCGACATCGACAAGGGGACGATGGCCCTCGACAAAGCCGAGCGGGACATGGATGAGGCCAAACGTCTGCAGCAAGAAATGATCGGAAAATCAGGCATGCCCGCCTGGATGCTGGCATTGATCCTGTTCATTCTGGCCAGCGCGATGGGGATTGCTGTGTTGGCGGTCAACGCGTCACGGCGTGAGGAGGCGGTGGCGTTCAAGCCCATGCAGATGTTTATGAACCTGGGGGGATCAGCATTTCTACTGGTGGCCCTCGGTGCCGCGTTGAGCTTGATTACTGTCGCGTTTCGCTCGGATACCAAACAGGGCTTGCTGTCGTTGACGATCTTGTATCTGTTCGTGTTCCCGTTCAAGCATGGGAAAGGCACTTGGAAAATTCTGGCCGTGGCGGTGCTATCCGGTGGGATCGCAGGTGCGTTCTTCTACGGCGCGTCTCGCATGTAG
- a CDS encoding thiol-disulfide oxidoreductase DCC family protein produces MTTPPVTEHVPPKADATSLPDPSSHPDRDVVIFDGKCNACQLAARRMHQLDIGEGRLAFLSLHDERVAQLYPDLNYDDLMAQMYVVDTDGNRHGGADAVRYLSRRLPLLWPTAPLLHVPGTASLWRWMYRVVAKNRYWISTKFFGTKDACESGTCSIHYDK; encoded by the coding sequence ATGACTACCCCGCCTGTCACCGAACATGTTCCGCCGAAGGCCGATGCGACGTCGCTGCCGGACCCCAGCTCGCATCCGGATCGGGACGTGGTGATTTTCGACGGCAAGTGCAACGCGTGTCAATTAGCTGCCCGAAGGATGCACCAACTGGACATCGGTGAGGGGCGTCTCGCCTTCCTATCGCTGCATGATGAGCGAGTTGCCCAACTCTATCCTGACCTGAACTACGACGATTTAATGGCACAGATGTACGTCGTCGATACCGATGGGAATCGCCACGGGGGCGCCGACGCAGTGCGATATCTGTCTCGTCGGTTGCCGCTATTGTGGCCCACCGCACCGCTGTTGCATGTCCCCGGTACTGCGAGCCTGTGGCGGTGGATGTACCGCGTGGTGGCAAAAAATCGGTATTGGATCTCGACCAAGTTCTTCGGCACCAAAGACGCCTGTGAGTCCGGAACCTGCTCGATTCACTACGACAAATAA
- a CDS encoding HD domain-containing protein: protein MQVEHLDTSITERVEAIVRERMDGQAAGHGMDHVLRVLASARTIQADAGGDLMIVELAALLHDVGDAKFHEGRERSAEFAREILGGLGADGDVIEHVAHIVDNISFRKGVDASELSLEGKIVQDADRLDALGAVGIVRTIEYGAAFGQPFYLPDPGDAKTGVGHFHDKLFKLKDLLNTAAARRLAEQRESFMQTFLDQFLRECGARG, encoded by the coding sequence ATGCAAGTAGAGCACCTAGACACCAGTATCACGGAACGGGTTGAAGCGATCGTTCGCGAACGGATGGACGGACAGGCGGCCGGTCACGGGATGGATCATGTGCTGCGCGTGCTCGCGTCGGCACGAACGATCCAGGCCGATGCCGGCGGTGATTTGATGATCGTCGAACTGGCCGCGTTGCTACACGACGTGGGCGATGCCAAGTTCCATGAGGGCCGCGAACGGAGTGCTGAGTTTGCTCGTGAGATTTTGGGTGGGCTCGGTGCCGATGGGGATGTCATCGAGCATGTGGCTCACATCGTCGACAACATTTCGTTTCGCAAAGGTGTCGACGCGAGCGAACTATCTCTGGAGGGCAAGATCGTACAGGACGCTGACCGGCTCGACGCGCTCGGAGCAGTTGGGATCGTGCGGACGATTGAATATGGTGCGGCATTTGGCCAGCCCTTCTATCTGCCTGATCCTGGCGATGCCAAGACAGGAGTGGGGCACTTTCACGACAAGCTGTTCAAGCTGAAGGATTTGCTCAATACGGCGGCCGCTCGGCGACTCGCCGAACAACGGGAGTCATTCATGCAAACGTTCTTGGATCAGTTCCTGCGTGAGTGCGGTGCGCGTGGCTGA
- a CDS encoding GNAT family N-acetyltransferase produces MNPALHLRDFVSADGEPCRQLFHETVRRVNSCDYSPSQVDAWAAASRDRESWLHRFANNFAYVAEHHGVIVGFADMTRSGYLDRLFVSADHQRQGIATMLMDAIESAAQQHGITLIQTHASITAKPFFRSRGFQVVTAQTVACQGVEMTNFVMELHDLGSRDDAKPSATRTALTQELIQERLHE; encoded by the coding sequence ATGAACCCAGCCCTGCACCTTCGTGATTTCGTGTCGGCCGATGGTGAGCCCTGTCGCCAACTCTTCCATGAGACGGTGCGGCGAGTCAATTCCTGTGACTACTCTCCTAGCCAAGTGGATGCATGGGCCGCAGCGAGCCGGGATCGCGAATCGTGGCTTCATCGCTTCGCGAACAACTTTGCTTACGTGGCCGAGCATCACGGAGTGATTGTCGGATTTGCTGACATGACGCGCAGCGGATATTTGGATCGGCTATTTGTGTCTGCGGATCACCAGCGCCAGGGCATCGCGACCATGTTGATGGATGCGATCGAATCAGCCGCCCAACAGCACGGTATCACGCTCATCCAGACCCACGCCAGTATCACGGCGAAGCCATTTTTTCGCTCACGAGGTTTCCAGGTTGTCACGGCACAAACGGTCGCGTGTCAGGGCGTCGAGATGACCAATTTCGTCATGGAACTGCACGACCTCGGAAGCCGCGACGATGCCAAGCCGTCAGCCACGCGCACCGCACTCACGCAGGAACTGATCCAAGAACGTTTGCATGAATGA
- a CDS encoding bacterioferritin — protein MTKTQTIENLQRALSMELTAMHQYQLHACVLDDWGMGLLASKMREELQEELGHSEEFLVRILFLKGDPKLDMEKTPVRATTLKQMFETDLADEQEAIEFYTTASIQASEDRDIGTRQLFERIAVDEEGHASWLELQLDLLERMGEPAYIAKHMSTDASE, from the coding sequence ATGACGAAGACCCAGACGATCGAGAACCTCCAACGCGCGTTGTCGATGGAACTCACCGCCATGCACCAGTACCAGCTTCACGCCTGCGTGCTGGACGATTGGGGGATGGGTTTATTGGCGAGCAAGATGCGTGAAGAGTTGCAAGAGGAACTCGGGCATTCGGAGGAATTCCTGGTCCGCATCCTGTTCCTGAAAGGGGATCCGAAACTGGACATGGAGAAGACTCCAGTGCGGGCAACGACACTGAAGCAAATGTTTGAAACGGACCTTGCCGACGAGCAGGAAGCCATCGAGTTTTATACAACAGCGTCCATCCAAGCGAGTGAAGACCGAGACATCGGCACCCGCCAACTCTTCGAGCGGATCGCCGTGGACGAAGAAGGCCACGCCAGTTGGCTGGAGCTGCAACTCGACCTACTCGAGCGCATGGGCGAACCCGCCTACATCGCCAAGCACATGTCGACCGACGCGTCCGAATAA
- a CDS encoding DUF2357 domain-containing protein, whose product MKQLFRIATNRFTLDWHRVRESDHAVLAQSMPVMGRLRLVPHDDGLLWRDLMMRSGVPDALAADASDPNGPPLYEQTEYQIYLRGANDGDRVELRHRDPVITRALNSQENGRVVHGSVNFRGQIGRSLFSIYVNGNRTLDFEVEVFPTKIDYESDYQDIVADVQSILTNLAYEYLRSTHQMGKLSSDRPPSKLEWLVLIEQIIDELDVAMNHIAQRPSRGLVRRERTTRLERIRRVDSRVRSQVRRGQGKGSLVRLGGISVREQIVERPAELTLDTMEHRWLRNQLVDVQRTLGQIASIYDSEAELSSRRRQTSDGITRLKIRVSRLLNLEPIREADGNPPMGFASLQLVSAPGYREAYRLLMFLKMGLRLEGDLIQLAVKDLEVLYEYWTYLTVVRIIQDEHGPPQNLDALFRVRSSGLSVQLKQGETQQVAFSTGKHRTIRVKYNPQFSDQDKTLIPQKPDILIRFEQDGWPIIQLVADAKYRIDATDKYRQQFKSFGPPADAINVLHRYRDAILELDQTASDVPGLQRSVVQAAALFPMNLTPDADFRDSRLWQSLERLGVGAIPVLPSNTAFLKGWLLSAVRQGGWSMADRAIANSADVRSRDWRVAGSEAVLIGTLRSPGTQEHLDWVVSERLYYHPYAKTQPRQHHVKQVAIYTPASLGNPGIRLVADVRSFDFVERSEITTPWPARRNEMMVLYRLSPIRPMDRDIEFTAQDYMPPQGRWTTRLGLERARSVSEVALETEPEWRLLEWLLATKKPFSIRLDSARIQDAENPKGRAWFHFESGDKVRFDGMNGFLWRPAEGNGGYFSLKDLIQHQGTWS is encoded by the coding sequence ATGAAGCAATTGTTTCGTATCGCAACGAATCGTTTCACGCTCGATTGGCATCGCGTGCGCGAGAGCGACCACGCCGTGTTGGCACAGTCGATGCCCGTCATGGGACGCTTACGGTTGGTGCCACACGACGACGGTCTGCTATGGCGTGACCTGATGATGCGAAGCGGTGTGCCGGATGCACTCGCAGCGGACGCAAGTGACCCGAACGGACCGCCACTTTATGAACAGACCGAGTACCAGATCTACCTCCGCGGGGCAAATGACGGCGACAGGGTCGAGTTACGGCATCGCGATCCAGTCATCACTCGGGCATTGAACTCGCAAGAGAACGGACGCGTGGTTCACGGCAGCGTGAACTTCCGTGGGCAGATCGGACGAAGCCTCTTTTCAATTTATGTCAATGGAAATCGAACGCTTGACTTTGAGGTCGAAGTCTTTCCAACGAAGATCGACTACGAATCGGACTATCAGGACATCGTCGCTGATGTGCAGTCGATCTTAACCAATCTCGCGTACGAATATCTGCGGTCAACTCACCAGATGGGCAAGCTGTCCAGTGACCGGCCGCCGTCCAAGCTCGAGTGGCTCGTCTTGATCGAGCAGATCATCGACGAACTCGACGTCGCGATGAATCACATTGCCCAGCGACCTTCACGCGGGCTGGTCCGTCGCGAGCGAACAACCCGGCTGGAGCGGATCCGTCGAGTGGACTCGCGGGTGAGGTCGCAGGTGCGCCGCGGTCAAGGCAAAGGATCACTTGTTCGCCTTGGCGGCATCTCCGTCCGCGAGCAGATTGTCGAGCGGCCGGCTGAGTTGACACTAGATACGATGGAACACCGCTGGCTGCGGAATCAACTCGTTGACGTCCAGCGAACACTCGGTCAAATTGCGAGCATCTATGACAGCGAAGCCGAGTTGTCATCGCGTCGAAGGCAAACGTCCGATGGCATCACCCGTTTAAAAATTCGTGTGTCGCGGCTGCTGAATTTAGAACCGATTAGGGAGGCGGACGGCAATCCGCCGATGGGGTTCGCTTCACTGCAGTTGGTGTCGGCTCCGGGTTACCGAGAGGCCTACCGGCTGCTGATGTTTTTGAAAATGGGTTTACGGCTAGAGGGCGATTTGATCCAGTTGGCGGTCAAAGACCTGGAGGTGCTATACGAATACTGGACATACCTGACCGTTGTCCGCATCATCCAAGACGAACACGGTCCGCCGCAGAACCTCGACGCCCTGTTCCGCGTTCGCTCGTCCGGATTGTCGGTTCAGCTGAAACAAGGTGAGACGCAACAAGTCGCGTTCTCGACGGGCAAGCATCGAACAATTCGAGTGAAATACAATCCTCAGTTTTCCGACCAAGACAAGACACTGATTCCACAGAAGCCGGACATACTGATTCGATTCGAGCAGGATGGCTGGCCCATCATTCAATTGGTTGCGGACGCCAAGTATCGGATCGACGCGACCGACAAGTACAGGCAACAGTTCAAATCATTTGGGCCGCCGGCGGACGCGATCAATGTCTTGCACCGATACCGCGACGCAATTTTGGAGCTCGATCAAACCGCATCAGATGTCCCTGGTTTGCAGCGATCCGTCGTTCAAGCAGCAGCATTGTTTCCGATGAACCTCACGCCCGACGCGGACTTTCGTGATAGCCGCTTGTGGCAATCGCTGGAACGACTCGGTGTCGGCGCGATCCCCGTGCTGCCTAGCAACACTGCGTTTCTGAAAGGATGGTTGCTCTCGGCGGTTCGCCAAGGCGGATGGTCGATGGCCGATCGAGCAATTGCGAACTCGGCAGACGTGCGTTCCAGAGATTGGCGGGTCGCGGGCAGCGAAGCGGTATTGATCGGAACGCTGCGCTCACCTGGAACACAGGAGCATCTCGATTGGGTAGTGTCAGAGCGATTGTACTACCACCCCTACGCCAAAACACAGCCGCGTCAACATCACGTCAAGCAAGTAGCGATCTACACCCCGGCCAGCTTGGGCAATCCGGGCATCCGACTTGTGGCTGACGTTCGATCGTTCGATTTTGTGGAGCGTTCGGAGATCACGACTCCCTGGCCGGCGAGGCGTAACGAGATGATGGTGTTGTATCGGTTGAGCCCCATCCGTCCAATGGACCGTGACATCGAGTTCACCGCTCAAGACTACATGCCGCCTCAAGGACGTTGGACGACGCGGCTGGGACTGGAACGGGCCAGATCCGTTTCGGAAGTTGCGTTAGAAACCGAGCCTGAGTGGCGATTGCTGGAATGGTTGCTAGCGACGAAGAAACCATTTTCGATTCGCCTTGACTCAGCGAGAATCCAAGACGCCGAGAATCCGAAAGGTCGAGCTTGGTTCCACTTTGAATCGGGTGACAAAGTTCGCTTCGACGGCATGAACGGTTTCCTCTGGCGTCCTGCTGAAGGCAACGGTGGGTACTTCTCGCTCAAAGACCTTATCCAACACCAGGGAACCTGGAGCTGA
- a CDS encoding MrcB family domain-containing protein, giving the protein MSNNVNDDEVGQWAEFWEVCLRLLTIYPERPAGMSGDTEAKELERQLKERGGELLPMLCENDHWVVEASVGKGNWAAIPWVAFFDSRETTSAQRGVYPVIHISPEAPIGIRIGLGIAAKAYRGREDEKAASVWEELGDENRQELTQAGFLDVVSGTSERTPIGSGDRARRYDSKLQVGYRTRDEVILFLLNSEKMKDSFRTRDGKQVDPLDLALMMKVLPRLVGGSNAIRRTMIGLLGLAHGQSMNESEDAETAVKSWADADRPDAIEGATFPRTASRLCLMWERLSSEGYTSFWL; this is encoded by the coding sequence ATGAGTAACAACGTGAACGATGATGAAGTCGGCCAGTGGGCGGAGTTTTGGGAGGTCTGTTTACGGCTGCTGACGATCTATCCCGAACGCCCTGCAGGGATGAGCGGGGATACGGAGGCGAAAGAACTGGAGCGACAGCTCAAAGAACGAGGGGGCGAGTTGCTTCCGATGCTTTGTGAGAATGATCATTGGGTCGTGGAGGCTTCGGTTGGCAAAGGCAACTGGGCGGCGATTCCGTGGGTGGCGTTCTTCGACAGCCGCGAAACGACGAGTGCACAGAGAGGTGTCTACCCGGTCATCCATATTTCACCAGAAGCTCCCATTGGGATTCGTATCGGGTTGGGTATCGCTGCGAAGGCCTATCGAGGTCGCGAGGACGAAAAGGCAGCCTCCGTTTGGGAAGAGCTTGGCGATGAGAACCGGCAAGAATTGACCCAAGCCGGATTCCTGGATGTCGTTAGTGGCACGTCGGAGCGAACGCCAATCGGCAGCGGGGATCGGGCGCGGCGCTACGACAGCAAGTTGCAGGTCGGATACCGAACTCGAGATGAAGTCATCCTGTTTCTACTTAATTCAGAGAAGATGAAGGATTCATTTCGCACACGCGACGGTAAGCAGGTCGATCCGCTCGACCTTGCCCTCATGATGAAAGTGTTGCCGCGGTTGGTCGGGGGAAGCAATGCGATTCGTCGTACGATGATCGGGTTGCTGGGGCTGGCACATGGACAGTCCATGAACGAATCGGAGGATGCTGAAACAGCGGTTAAAAGCTGGGCCGACGCAGACCGACCGGATGCGATCGAGGGTGCGACGTTTCCAAGAACGGCATCACGGCTTTGCCTGATGTGGGAACGCTTATCGTCCGAAGGCTATACGTCGTTCTGGTTGTAG
- a CDS encoding helix-turn-helix domain-containing protein — translation MMEFGKRIRELRKGKQWTLRDLSKRVGVGFTYLSKIENDKLEDGHHASEQLIRKLAVELGGDEDELLLLAEKVPEPIRRRVIERPEVFRLLAELRDEELNDLAHRASRIQRQRNS, via the coding sequence ATGATGGAGTTCGGCAAGCGAATTCGAGAGTTGCGGAAAGGCAAGCAGTGGACCTTGCGAGACTTGTCGAAGCGGGTTGGCGTTGGATTTACATACCTGTCAAAGATCGAAAATGACAAGCTGGAAGATGGGCATCACGCTTCCGAACAATTGATCCGTAAGTTGGCCGTCGAACTCGGTGGTGACGAGGATGAGCTCTTGCTGCTAGCTGAAAAGGTACCAGAACCCATCCGGCGGCGCGTGATCGAGCGACCCGAGGTGTTTCGTTTGCTTGCCGAGTTACGCGATGAAGAACTGAACGATCTCGCGCATCGAGCCAGTCGGATTCAACGGCAGAGAAATAGTTGA